A genomic window from Osmerus eperlanus chromosome 5, fOsmEpe2.1, whole genome shotgun sequence includes:
- the slc23a4 gene encoding xan_ur_permease domain-containing protein has product MPPEKDSNGLDSYAFATDSHLCDLSEEKDGDESEFSGEENRNKLAYCVTDVPPWYLCIILGIQHCLTAFGGIIAIPLILSQGLCLQHDGLTQSHLISTIFFVSGVCTLLQVTFGVRLPILQGGTFTLLAPSMAMLSMPEWTCPAWTQNASLVNASSPVFIEVWQSRMRALQGSIMVGSLFQVLVGFSGLIGLFMRFIGPLTIAPTIALIGLSLFDSAGTSAGNHWGISSMTTVLIILFSQYLRHIPVPFPTYTKTKKLHTSRIYIFQILPVLLGITLSWLICYILTVYDVLPPNPEQYGHLARTDLKGDVVGHAPWFRFPYPGQWGLPTVSLAGVVGILAGVISSMIESVGDYHACARLSGAPPPPKHAINRGIGIEGLGCLLAGAWGTGNGTTSYSENVGALGITKVGSRMVIVASGVMMIVMGVFGKVGAIFTTIPTPVVGGMFMVMFGVISAAGVSNLQYADMNSSRNIFIFGFSMFSGLVIPNWLFKNPKAIATGVVVLDQVLQVLLTTSMFVGGFFGFFLDNTIPGSKRERGIVAWNQAHQDDSSNTLESGEVYNLPFGISSRLSSSSWVRYVPFCPPNATRSLDEASADANANNHANANSKAGANSLEVRQLPGNPEAPQIIKAAAL; this is encoded by the exons ATGCCCCCTGAGAAAGACAGCAATGGCCTGGACAGCTATGCATTCGCT acCGACAGCCATTTGTGCGACCTGTCAGAGGAGAAGGATGGCGACGAGTCTGAGTTTTCCGGGGAAGAGAACAGGAACAAGCTGGCCTACTGCGTGACCGACGTCCCTCCGTGGTACCTCTGCATCATCCTGGGCATCCAG CACTGCCTGACTGCGTTCGGCGGCATCATAGCCATACCCCTGATCCTGTCCCAGGGCCTGTGTCTGCAGCACGACGGCCTCACTCAGAGCCACCTCATCAGCACCATCTTCTTTGTGTCCGGAGTCTGCACACTGCTGCAGGTCACCTTTggagtcag aTTGCCCATCCTCCAGGGGGGCACCTTTACCCTGCTCGCTCCCTCCATGGCTATGCTCTCCATGCCGGAGTGGACCTGCCCAGCCTGGACCCAGAATGCATCTCTGGTCAACGCCTCCTCGCCCGTCTTCATAGAGGTGTGGCAGAGCCGCATGCGAGCT TTGCAGGGTTCCATCATGGTGGGTTCTCTGTTCCAGGTTCTGGTTGGGTTCTCTGGCCTGATCGGCCTCTTCATGCGCTTCATCGGCCCCCTCACCATCGCCCCCACCATCGCCCTGATTGGCCTGTCCCTGTTCGACTCTGCCGGCACCAGCGCTGGAAACCACTGGGGCATCTCCTCCAT gacTACAGTGCTGATCATCCTGTTCTCCCAGTATCTGCGTCACATCCCAGTCCCGTTCCCCACGTACACCAAAACCAAGAAGCTCCACACCTCCAGGATATACATCTTCCAGATCCTCCCT GTGCTGCTGGGCATCACGCTGTCCTGGCTCATCTGCTACATCCTGACGGTGTACGATGTCCTCCCGCCCAACCCGGAGCAGTACGGGCACCTGGCGCGCACCGACCTGAAGGGGGATGTGGTGGGCCACGCCCCCTGGTTCCGCTTCCCGTACCCAG GTCAGTGGGGTCTTCCCACCGTGAGTCTggcgggggtggtggggatCTTGGCGGGGGTGATATCCTCCATGATCGAGTCCGTGGGCGACTACCATGCCTGTGCCAGGCTGTCAGGggcacctcctccccccaaacATGCCATCAACCGGGGGATCGGCATCGAGGGACTGGGGTGTCTGCTGGCCGGAGCCTGGGGCACGGGCAACGGCACCACCTCTTACAGTGAGAACGTAGGAGCGCTGGGCATCACCAAG GTGGGCAGTCGCATGGTGATCGTGGCCAGCGGTGTGATGATGATCGTCATGGGGGTGTTTGGTAAGGTGGGGGCCATCTTCACCACCATCCCCACCCCTGTGGTGGGGGGAATGTTCATGGTCATGTTCGGGGTCATATCGGCTGCTGGAGTCTCCAACCTCCAG TATGCAGACATGAACTCGTCCAGAAACATCTTCATCTTCGGATTCTCCATGTTCTCTGGGCTAGTCATACCCAACTGGCTGTTCAAGAACCCCAAAGCAATAGCCACAG GAGTGGTGGTGCTGGACCAGGTGCTGCAGGTGCTCCTGACcaccagcatgtttgtgggaggCTTCTTCGGCTTCTTCCTGGACAACACCATACCTG GATCGAAGCGGGAGCGAGGTATCGTAGCATGGAACCAGGCACATCAGGACGACTCCAGCAACACGCTGGAGAGCGGAGAGGTCTACAACCTGCCCTTCGGCATCAGTTCACGTCTCTCGTCCTCGTCCTGGGTCCGCTATGTGCCCTTCTGCCCTCCCAACGCGACCAGATCACTGGACGAGGCTAGCGCTGACGCTAATGCTAACAATCATGCTAACGCTAATTCTAAAGCAGGCGCTAACTCACTGGAGGTCAGGCAGCTTCCTGGGAATCCTGAGGCGCCACAGATCATTAAAGCTGCGGCTCTATGA
- the LOC134021754 gene encoding protein FAM180A-like translates to MAPWKVVVVTLFYCVMDACTAQRRNKALFPSAVRVKRGMASMVNPTFHNSIQDVNLLFEILLAGLQFGGEAGPFSLPDAELASLRQTRKLEVICEDVIPRKLTEVRRLTSDLSSHLGHLRPEDFERTVLTMVYTAQRISNSTSGHQREVWAESFVSLFQAIKQDLTPE, encoded by the exons ATGGCACCCTGGAAGGTGGTCGTGGTAACTCTGTTCTACTGCGTGATGGACGCGTGCACGGCTCAGCGGAGGAACAAAG CTCTCTTTCCGTCTGCGGTCCgagtgaagagagggatggcatCGATGGTGAACCCAACCTTCCACAACTCCATACAAGACGTCAACCTACTCTTTGAA ATCCTGCTGGCAGGCCTGCAGTTCGGGGGGGAGGCGGGCCCCTTTTCCCTGCCGGACGCCGAACTGGCCTCCCTGCGCCAGACCAGGAAGCTGGAGGTCATCTGTGAGGACGTGATCCCCAGGAAGCTGACCGAGGTGCGacgcctgacctctgacctcagcaGTCACCTGGGCCACCTGAGACCAGAGGACTTCGAGCGCACAGTGCTGACCATGGTGTACACTGCCCAACGAATCTCCAATTCCACCTCCGGCCaccagagggaggtgtgggcaGAGTCTTTTGTCAGTTTGTTCCAAGCCATCAAACAAGACCTCACTCCAGAATAA